A region from the Lutra lutra chromosome 1, mLutLut1.2, whole genome shotgun sequence genome encodes:
- the MUC20 gene encoding mucin-20 yields the protein MVVRAPLRMGFLWGLALSLFFCWEAGAPRSSAGPSTSRPGPLVMTNHIEEPAMTPGIRTNSERDFQTTDLVETSVPSHTPLETQTLSTQTFDRNLILTSAISEAETRKTETTFRATETRVFTQMTPSKFTVMITTPMEASATSGSPMATGRTTVETIIGSDLVDAVFDILCTDDSSEEVKRLIIDVLTSAHTSAEDEGLALDSSVFSDHSVLAITVSQALAPDQNASAKDWLAYSLTDMEVTNCSVTEILTTATSLGTSDVALDPTGGKTPSSLDVSALLHSTKAEPHFTKTMTSAEISSAASATEPATPDTPVETLLPAKSTIEGGTTAAEPMTPSTTLVTVSIGPWEETTVLSVETTSHTKVSGVVTISTETGSTVGKVASPATADSHSHGATSKNSSPSQPRTTDRTIDGSVPISRSTFPSAHLIMANSSLEANITSVKTTTLAKNLKTTSRAGGKAPTALPTTAKPRGTTEATAGGDGGFLFLQLRVASPEDLSDPRVAERLMQELCQELHTHGPPIHVSLLRIRRG from the exons GCCCCAGCACCAGCAGACCAGGTCCTTTGGTGATGACAAACCACATAGAAGAGCCTGCCATGACTCCGGGAATCCGGACAAATTCAGAGAGAGACTTCCAGACCACTGACCTTGTCGAGACCTCTGTGCCAAGCCATACCCCTTTGGAAACTCAAACCCTGAGCACCCAGACCTTTGATAGGAACTTAATCCTGACCAGTGCCATTTCAGAAGCAGAGACCAGGAAAACCGAGACCACTTTTCGTGCAACAGAGACCAGGGTCTTCACACAAATGACACCGTCCAAGTTCACGGTTATGATCACCACTCCTATGGAGGCATCAGCTACAAGTGGAAGCCCCATGGCAACTGGAAGGACCACAGTGGAGACTATAATAGGCAGTGATCTTGTGGACGCTGTCTTTGACATCCTTTGTACTGATGACAGCTCAGAAGAGGTGAAGAGGCTCATAATTGATGTCTTGACATCAGCTCACACCTCTGCAGAAGACGAGGGCCTGGCCTTGGACAGCAGCGTCTTCTCGGACCACTCAGTTCTGGCCATCACCGTCTCACAGGCCCTGGCACCCGACCAGAATGCTTCGGCTAAAGACTGGCTTGCCTACAGCCTCACTGACATGGAGGTTACCAACTGCAGCGTCACAGAAATACTAACAACTGCCACCAGCCTTGGGACCTCTGACGTAGCTCTCGACCCCACAGGAGGAAAGACCCCATCTTCCCTTGATGTGTCAGCTTTGCTTCATTCCACCAAAGCAGAACCACACTTCACCAAGACCATGACCTCCGCAGAGATTTCGTCAGCAGCCAGTGCCACAGAACCAGCCACACCTGATACCCCAGTTGAGACTCTGCTACCTGCTAAGAGCACCATAGAAGGAGGAACAACAGCAGCTGAGCCCATGACCCCCAGCACAACTTTGGTGACAGTCAGCATTGGACCCTGGGAAGAAACTACAGTCCTCTCTGTGGAGACGACAAGCCACACCAAGGTCTCAGGAGTGGTTACGATCTCCACAGAGACCGGGTCAACGGTAGGTAAAGTGGCTTCCCCTGCTACGGCTGACAGCCACAGCCATGGAGCCACTAGCAAGAACTCCAGCCCCTCACAGCCTCGTACCACAGACAGAACAATCGATGGGTCTGTCCCCATCAGCAGGAGCacttttccttctgcccaccTGATTATGGCCAATAGCAGCCTCGAGGCAAACATCACCTCAGTCAAGACCACAACCTTAGCCAAGAACTTGAAGACAACCagcagggctggagggaaggcCCCAACTGCTCTGCCCACCACTGCTAAGCCAAGGGGGACCACAGAAGCTACTGCAG GTGGGGATGGAGGCTTTCTCTTCCTGCAGCTGAGAGTGGCCTCCCCAGAAGACCTCAGTGACCCCAGAGtggcagagaggctgatgcaggag CTCTGCCAGGAACTGCATACCCATGGACCTCCCATCCACGTCTCTCTGCTGCGCATCAGGAGGGGCTAA